GCTTAGCGTATAATATCTGCGTTTTGTCGTTAGGACCCCTTATAATACCTTCCTTAGTATTAGATATATTATCTGAATTATATCTATTATATGTTAATACATCATCATAATTAAGAGAAATTGCTTGAGAAATCATTTTAAGACGTTTAGCAGCAGTTACAGAGTTGATTCTATTCTTATATTTTACTTCCTTATACTTCAACTCTTTTAATATCCATTCAACTGGACATGAATTCAGATTGGATAGTCTGTATATATAGCTTAATAAGCTTTCATCATCAAGAGGAACAGGATAACGCAAAAATTTCATTTTATCGCTCTCCTTAAATATAGAAAATGAGAATAACCGTTAAAAGTTATTCTCATTTTTGTCTTTTCATATTTTGCAAAATAACCTTTTCAATATTTTCGAGATAGTTTTTCAAACTTTTTGAGAATTTTTTCAATCTTTTTGAGAAACGACATTTTTTATTTCTATTCATAAATTACACACATTAAAACTGGGAACACAATTCTTTTATAGTATTTTATCGGTTATTCTGACTTTGCTATATAGAGAGGAATACAATTAGCATTAGTCTAAAATTCGAACTTACATTTAATAGATGAGTATAAATTTTAGACTAATACAGAAAGTAGTACTTCATTAGATATTATTCTATTAGGCAGGATATAAATTCGGCAGCTATAGGTAAATTAGATCCACTATATTTAAAGTTTTTTCATTAATTTATTCCCAATACCAATTCAAAGACAATCCAGTCCCTTTAGCATATGATGATATCTAAAATAGAACTAATTTATCCAGGGCAAGCGTGGCCAATGCTATTAGGTTTTTAGTTAGACATAATTACATTACCAGGATACAAGGACCAGATAAAATTTACAGTTATGCTGTTTTAAACGATAATATAGACAAATTATTAGAAGGTAAAAGAGATGTACCTTAAAGAATTTAGAGAAGAACTATTAAAACAAGATCTATCTATGAATACAATTGATGGTTATACCAGGAATATAAAAGGTTTTATAGACCTCTATAAGGAGCCTACAGGTGAGAATTTTAATCCGATGGAAATTATTGA
This is a stretch of genomic DNA from Alkaliphilus flagellatus. It encodes these proteins:
- a CDS encoding TniQ family protein, which translates into the protein MKFLRYPVPLDDESLLSYIYRLSNLNSCPVEWILKELKYKEVKYKNRINSVTAAKRLKMISQAISLNYDDVLTYNRYNSDNISNTKEGIIRGPNDKTQILYAKQILT
- a CDS encoding phage integrase N-terminal SAM-like domain-containing protein; its protein translation is MYLKEFREELLKQDLSMNTIDGYTRNIKGFIDLYKEPTGENFNPMEIIELDIRTFKDYLQNTKRQHSRTINRKLTALRKYFEFLAAKDII